actaatgggcatcactgatgggcactgttgggaatgcactgataatcaggacactgataagcaGTGTCCTGACTGTAAGTGTAGACGTCCCTTTctcacaagccggttatcggctctcttctcctctcctcctgctgtcagtgtgaggaaagtaatgccgataaccagcttgaGTTTACATCCTGATCAGCTGtctttggacacaactgatcacctggtaaagggccgctgtgatttctcctttacactgatctGTGATGAGTTTTCTCCTAAGGGTAGCGTGATCACAGGAGGATGTCTATGGACACCCTTCTGGCAGTGtatgcccacgctgtagccgtctccCCCTTTGGAGGCTTCTTGTGTGTGAGCTTCAATGGGATAATATTGAGCTAAGTAGTGTGAATGTTGGCCGCCAGATGGAAATTacatcactactgtacattacatcATCAATCCTGTACATTACATCATCGATACTGTACATTACATCATCACTAATGTACATTACATCACTACTGTACATGACATCATCACTACTGTACATGACATCACTACTGTACATGACATCATCACTACTGTACATGACATCACTACTGTACATGACATCACTACTGTACATGACATCATCACTACTGTACATGACATCACTACTGTACATGACATCATGACTGTACATGACATCATCACTACTGTACATGACATCATGACTGTACATGACATCATCACTACTGTACATGACATCACTACTGTACATGACATCATGACTGTACATGACATCATCACTACTGTACATGACATCACTACTGTACATGACATCATCACTACTGTACATGACATCACTACTGTACATGACATCACTACTGTACATGACATCACTACTGTGCATTACATagcttttaagagacaaactgtaatgtgaacctgatgtctcTGGTTTATGGACTTCAGCTTGTTGTTGGGTACATTACATCAATACAGGATTTTCTCTATAGAAtctttaggcctcgtgcacactggtcATTAAAAATGCTGTTTATACAGGtgtttggcttattttttttttttttagcccataGAAGCCACTCTAtgccagcctctgtgcccatgcACACCTGGCCATtcacaggctggaaaaaaaaaaaaaaacaagtgcgtTTTTAAGgggagcttttgggcagaaaaaacgcttgatgcGCCCAAAGGCACGTAATGCACCTAAACGCAGCATTTAGGCATGTGAAGTGTATATAAGTGTACATTTTTCTAGCGTTTAGAGTGAAAAATCGTATAAAAGCAAACGCACCTAAATGCTTGTACAATATGTTCCAGAAAAGCGTTTTTTCTGctacttttttttccttgtcaaaagaagtttattgagtatacaatattataaagatacataaagtaagtttacaaggatctataaagtaagctcattgttttacagtagggtttatataggtaaatatcatgaaatttcaaatattaaacattgggttcatgtaaacctaaattaaagatatatatcatttccttagttacttttgtaggtatttaaatgatttatacctactatacatattgtttacaagtagggtgtatataggtcaaataaattctgataatgagctttaatcgtaaggtggagaagaggaaagagaaagaggaaaaagggttgaaaggtagaggtatggtccacaaggttgtcccgctcgtcagtttattattctttttagttctctttgaagccttagaatgggtgtctctgtaagtcatttaatctgttactatggcaacaggacagagtcattgaaatttgacaggaattgttgttttatccaaggatgccaaagtttttcaaattttggaatttgattttgatcgatggctaccatcttagcatgggacattgtattattcattctgtgaattgtttctgctagtaccaatgtaggagatttccatgccttggccactgtttgttttgcagccgttattagttggatcataagtttgaattgagagagtgttaaccattccggttttagattaagtaaagttaaatatggatctggttgtattatttttttaaaatattttagatgcaatcacgaagacttccttccagaaggtttggattactgggcacgtccaccatatgtgtaaatatgtgcctatttctgggcatcctcgaaaacaaagagctgaggtattaggtgaatattttgccactctagcgggtacaaggtaccagcgagttaggactttataatttgtctccagtgctaagatgttgggtgaggatgacttagatgtgagccatatgttagaccagtccgtgtcttctaaatgctacttttttttctgccagcagttttggcatttttttttcctgctgcttaGTGTGCATGGAATCTGCTGCAAAATCTGTTACAATCCcttcaatgtacatagatcacccagaggggaatgttttgtttttattttttcttaacaaaagtggagttattctttaatgTGGTAAGGAATGCTGGCAGGTTATTATATTTTTATGGCATACAATGACTTCAGTGTTACTTCAAGCTTTATGTCACGCTACTGATGTGCACCTCTGTAGAGATCCCTCATCCCAGGATGTGACTTTTGAAGCAAGAAGCTTTGAAACAAGACAGTGGGATTCCGTGGCCTTATTTTAGATAATAATTTTATGATATTTTTTTTggaaagtgaaagatataacagcaCACACTTGGGGGTTTCTTGACATTATCTCCATTCTGATGTCTCTCATTCCCACTTTAACTGGAAAGGAATTCGTCTTTTTTAAATAACCATTTAGCTTGTCCACGAACGTTACCTTGAATGCCACGGATCCTGAAGGCTGGCCCCTACTTCTGCAGCAAGTCTGGCTGCCCGATCCTCAATGAGATAGAATTCTTCCAAATCTGACTTCCTACCAAACATTCTCCCTCTACTTGTTGGAGCTTCATCCCATTCATCATCGGGATCTTCAGTGTGCTCCATAACCTGAGATCAGAAAAGCCACGTTATCTTCAAAAGATTCTATAATCAATGACTTTTAAAGACTAATCCGAACTAATGGGTTTACAGGCAAATTATAATGGTCTTTGgtcaattttattttcatttttcgaaaaacaaaaaaatctattttttacaatttctatTATTGGTACAAAATATATATTTCAGATGACACCGGTTTTCAAGCCAGGAAAGCCTAGCACCAGCACCAGATACCCACTCCGGGCTAATTTAAAATTCACAAAGATTGCATGatttttacattacaaaaaaaataaataaatataatatatatatatatatatatatatatatatatatatatatatatatatatatatatatatatatatatatatataaatatatatatgtgtatatatatatatatatagttctacgCATACATAtaactaaataaatataaatatatatatatatatatatatatatatatatatatatatatatatataactattttccagagaataggtgcagggacACTATCCCCTTCTGAGTCACCTCTTGTCCCTACCCTACCCAACCTGCGAGCACCGTTatttggttccaccctctacccacctcccagccgtgccccttttagagaatacagaacaaagtatcattttgtggtgctaagtaatttgtatggaattagttaatgataacaagaaaggaagtaaaatagatcccctgtagctagcaacaatgaccccccccccccaccgccactAGCAACAAGagataccccagcaacaatagacagacTCCCAacagctagcatcaatagacccttcagtaggcagcaacaacagacccctccctcaacagaagatccctcccagcaacaactgtcCTCCAGCaacagaagaccccccccccagtcacaattATATCCCCTGCCAGCAatagtagaccccccccccccacacacacacacacacacacacacacacacaaaattagatcccctccagcaataatagatttcccagcagccagcatcaatagaccctccatacattcagtgctggaggtgccggagctGCGTTCTCCTGAGTTCCCGttgaaaaaagccccaaaaaagcccaatatatatatatatatatatatatatatatatatatatatatatatatatactgtatagtgtgtGTGAAACATGTAAGGTGCCATTGCTGACCTCACTCCCGAAATGTTAATTGCATTCCCTTGGAATGATCCCACCTAGTGTACAGGCCTGGAGACTCTACCACAACGGTCTGGCCTTAAGAGGTATATTAACTCACTAGATTGTTCCAAAAAGGAATTATACCTTTTGAGTGGATTAAACCTTTAAAATGGAGAGTTGTTGGGTGATTAAAACCAGCTGACCATCTAGTCTTCCTTGCTTGCAGTGGTAGAGAAAGGAACATGTTTTCAGGGCATTAAACCCTCCAAAAGAATCCACTGCATTGTGGGTGTTTGGCTTTTTCTGGTTCAGACTCAGCTATAACATTCCAAAGAGGACTGGCCATACACAGAGCTAATTCTACTCACTGTATGTGTGTAAGTAAATATGGTGGCAACACTTGGCTTGAAGACCCCCACTCTGCTAATAGAAATAGCCTATCCTACCCAATTTGGTAGCTTGCAAACATATCACCTACCCAGACCTTTCACTCTTTGAGACCCTTAGTGGCCTTCTCCTGGGAATCTTGCTACCACGTCCTTCTTTCCCTAACCTACTCTTTCTTCCTactgtgctctcctcctcctcaaGAACCTAATATATACCTTCCCACTGTCAATAACAATTCATAATAAATTCTCATGTGCCCTGACCCCCCTTCTGACCATTCAGTGGCTCCTTCCTTCTCATCTCACCCCCAAACTTCCCTTAGTTTGAACATTCATACACCTTCAATGACTCTCaattggggttaaaaaaaatactaAGTACAGAGAAATATGTGTTGATCCTGCCCCACGGCGGTTCTCTTTCTTTGTAATATTTTACTATGACACTGGTCTACCTCTACTGATATTACCTGAGAAGTTTGAAGATGGTCAGAGCGAAAAGCAAAATTGTTGGGCTGTAGGTCATGGGCCACTTGAGATACTGATCCATTCAATATGGATCCCACTGATTGAGCTGGTGAACCAGTCTTTGTGTACCTCACGTCCTGCACATAGTCCTTCAAACCTAACCCCCATTCTTCAGATTCTGGTACCGAAGtcactttttctttcttctctccatCCAAGTCATCTTCACCGCTGAACGATTCAGTGTCCTCTGAGTGGGTTTCAGATGAATCATCAAACTCTGTACTGGCCCCAACGATACCATCTGGACAGGCATCGGCAAAGGCTTGCAAGACATCCGCAATGGGAACGCTATAATGGGGATAATAAAATAAGTCATGAGGGATTATGGAAACTTTAGCTGCGCTCTTATCATCCACAGGGTAGGTTCCCTCTTGCGGATGGTCTTCAACAGAATCCAGATGTTCTGTGCTTGATTTGTATGCTTGGAAGACGGTCATCTGTTTGGAAAGGTCACCTTCTAATTTATCTTTGGATTTATGTACGACATACTTGAAGGGGTCATCTTCTTCATTTTGGTCATGCGGTGTCACTAATCCACTATCATCCGACATCGGTGATGGCTTTATGGAATCTTGAGAGTCCTCAGAGtggtaaaagaggtcatttggttCAGAAATTGAAGAAAATGATGAAGAAGAGTCACAATATTTATTGTAATTATCACTGAATATATACTTTGGCTCCTGATAATTTGGTCCACCTGAAGTTGGTTTTGGTGAATTTTCATCTACTAAGTTGTGGTGAAGGTCTCCTTGTCCATTAGAAAGTAAAACTGGCTCCACTTGACTTTCAATATTTAGGGTTTTATTTAGCCCATTAGCAGAGATTTCCCCTGAGACATCAGCATTCAATGAAGACATTTCAGGCCGACGTGAAAACTTGTCAAACATAAACCCAACCATCTTTGGTACTGAGCCCTGATTAGCTTCTGCTAGGAGCTGATGTGGTTTGCTCAAACCGTCCATGGAACTTGGCCTTCTGTCATCTGCAACATTAACTTCTGTGTAGATGTGCGTCTCCGGAGGGGTAAGAGGCCTTGTCTGAAGTTCCACCGTAAACTCATTCTCCTCGTTTTTGGGTATAGTAATAATCTTGCCTTCTTCTTCCTTAGGACCATCTTTGTATCGCACGTATGTCATTTCCACCGGAGCATCTTCCTTGTGATCTGTGAAATCATCCTACcgaataaaggaaaaaagtaagaAATTAATATTTTATTCACCAATTTCTTCATTGACATGAAATTTGCAAGGGACCTTTTTAAGTCCATACTTGGAAGTAACATATTTCAAACATAAAATAATGTCTGCTACTATGAGAAATTTTGCTATTTGGTATTGTATCCAGAAACTGGAAAATATCTGGTTTGGGCTGAAGACCATGTTGGACTGACTAGATCGGTCACTAGTCATGGGTAGGTGGCTGTGTGGGCAGTGGGGAAGGAATAACTCCCAGTGGGTTGTGCCCAGTGGTGCATGGTGGTGGTGGACCCTCTTGGGGGCTTGGGCTACTACCTTTCTGGTACGTCCTTGTCATTTCAGCAAGAAGATTTGGGTGGGGAAGAAGGAGCCCCTGGTGTCCAGAAAAGTGCAACTCTTGATGTCAGGTTCAGAgaaagtttattaaaaatgtaaacatGTATATCAAGCCAACGAGTTTCAGGGAGGATGGACTCCCCTTTCTTCAGGGCTGTTTCTGCGTGCTAGTGGGTGGAAGTGGTTCCCAAAAAAGGATTTTAATATATTCTTTACTGCCATGATCTCAGCACTGTCCTGATGCACACATTATTTCTAAAGACCAGGGACCATCTGCCAGCAGTGGAGGATATCTAGAAATCCTTTTTTGGGAGCTGCTCCCACCCACAAGAGAGCAGcaaaagccctgaagaaggggaaatccattTCCACGAAACAGGTTGGCCTGATGTACATGTTCACATTTTCAATAAACGTTCTATGAATCCGACATCAAGAGTTGCACTTTTCTAGAAACACGGGAGCTCTGGCCAACTGCAGAAAAGAAAACCAATGGCGTAAATTAAACTTACCGGGTCAAGTTCTGGAAAATGCTCCAGGAACTGTGTGACGTACGTCATTATGGATTGTTCATCTGGCGAATCCACCATCACATCTACAACCAGATGGATTACAAAGACTTAACAAAGGTAATGAAAAGCAGATTTGCACAAAATCAGAGTTTAATTTACTGAAATCAGGTTGATGAAGAATGATTACCAGTGGCTGATGTGAGTGAATGCACTTTGTACAATGTATTCTTTATTATCTAATCTACGTGTTCTGTTACACGGTTAAAATAACTGGGCTAGTCTTGTGATTCCGATACACCTTAAGCCAGGTTTTAGACATCACTTTTCTACACGAAGTTATGCAGCATTATTAACTATTAACATGACAAAGACGGAGCAGAAGCACATGGACCAGGACCTCACTCTGCTCTCTACTCCTGTTAGCCAACCTCCACTGTTAGATTGGCAGCACTGTGCAATGtagtagagcagggtttctcaaccagggttccctgCAACtcaagggttcctccaaaggttactaggggttccttgagcaatgagcaatttctgcctctcagataagttcccattgatacccttgatcttttttagctatctgtagggaggcaattcttctcaatgaccacaagtgtaagaagcattaTTCCCACTGTCCATCAGactaatatatcatgagttgtagatatagtcattttaagcaggggttccctgagactggaaagttatttcaaagggTATTCTTGTGATCCAAG
This Aquarana catesbeiana isolate 2022-GZ linkage group LG13, ASM4218655v1, whole genome shotgun sequence DNA region includes the following protein-coding sequences:
- the CLMN gene encoding LOW QUALITY PROTEIN: calmin (The sequence of the model RefSeq protein was modified relative to this genomic sequence to represent the inferred CDS: inserted 1 base in 1 codon; deleted 3 bases in 3 codons), translated to MAGHEWDDWFQREELIGQISDIRVQNLQAERENVQKRTFTRWMNLHLEKCTPPLEVKDVFVDIQDGKILMALLEVLTGQNLLHEYKSSTHRIFRLNNIAKALKFLEDSNVKLVSIDAAEIADGNPSLVLGLIWNIILFLQIKELTGNLNRMSSSSSLSSLPXGSESDASHPSTPSTEKSLSVSIKDQRKAIKALLSWVQLRTRKYGVAVQDFAGSWRSGLAFLAVIKAIDSSLVDIKKALERSPRENLEDAFTIAQQSLNIPRLLEPEDVMVDSPDEQSIMTYVTQFLEHFPELDPDDFTDHKEDAPVEMTYVRYKDGPKEEEGKIITIPKNEENEFTVELQTRPLTPPETHIYTEVNVADDRRPSSMDGLSKPHQLLAEANQGSVPKMVGFMFDKFSRRPEMSSLNADVSGEISANGLNKTLNIESQVEPVLLSNGQGDLHHNLVDENSPKPTSGGPNYQEPKYIFSDNYNKYCDSSSSFSSISEPNDLFYHSEDSQDSIKPSPMSDDSGLVTPHDQNEEDDPFKYVVHKSKDKLEGDLSKQMTVFQAYKSSTEHLDSVEDHPQEGTYPVDDKSAAKVSIIPHDLFYYPHYSVPIADVLQAFADACPDGIVGASTEFDDSSETHSEDTESFSGEDDLDGEKKEKVTSVPESEEWGLGLKDYVQDVRYTKTGSPAQSVGSILNGSVSQVAHDLQPNNFAFRSDHLQTSQVMEHTEDPDDEWDEAPTSRGRMFGRKSDLEEFYLIEDRAARLAAEVGASLQDPWHSREIRNDTHVQNRKEHEFHKPLNLIALREEHTEGDKDQNYGLSKNEYGDARSGSPRSGTFASDHDLRKLYPIGILLWFICYCIFILPELDMDKVEFLVKDD